A stretch of Cucumis sativus cultivar 9930 chromosome 2, Cucumber_9930_V3, whole genome shotgun sequence DNA encodes these proteins:
- the WRKY53 gene encoding probable WRKY transcription factor 13 isoform X1: protein MGSKSQVMLNPQALLEDHQEVTPNSQMGFFNFPSNLTFFQLPSIPQTHSPSPSFDPPNFSTSNNNTNNNNNSNNLSETLLSSSILPLKSSISYELAPQHLLSLQTSTPNLWPWGEIGERLLMNGKRSNNNENYNNQLGVSKMKMKKMKGRRKVREPRFSFKTMSDVDVLDDGYKWRKYGQKVVKNTQHPRSYYRCTQDHCRVKKRVERLAEDPRMVITTYEGRHVHSPSHDSEDSEAQTHLNNFFW from the exons atgggttCAAAATCCCAAGTTATGTTGAACCCACAAGCTTTGTTGGAAGATCATCAAGAAGTGACACCAAATTCTCAAATGGGTTTCTTCAATTTCCCTTcaaatttaaccttttttcAACTTCCTTCAATCCCTCAAACCCATTCTCCTTCACCTTCATTTGATCCTCCAAATTTCTCCACTTCCAATAACAataccaataataataataattccaATAATCTTTCAGAAACCctactttcttcttctattttgcCTCTCAAATCCTCCATTTCCTATGAACTTGCACCCCAACATCTTCTTTCCTTGCAAACATCCACTCCAAATCTATG GCCATGGGGAGAAATTGGAGAAAGGTTATTGATGAATGGGAAGAGatcaaataataatgagaattataataatcaattgGGAGTAtcaaaaatgaagatgaagaaaatgaaaggaagaagaaaagtgagaGAACCAAGATTCTCATTCAAGACCATGAGCGATGTTGATGTTCTTGATGATGGTTACAAATGGAGAAAATATGGACAGAAAGTGGTAAAAAACACACAACATCCCAg AAGTTATTATCGTTGTACACAAGATCATTGTAGGGTTAAGAAAAGAGTAGAGAGATTAGCTGAGGATCCAAGAATGGTGATTACAACTTATGAAGGCAGACATGTTCATTCTCCTTCCCATGATTCTGAAGATTCTGAAGCTCAAACCCATctcaataatttcttttg GTAA
- the WRKY53 gene encoding probable WRKY transcription factor 13 (stop codon completed by the addition of 3' A residues to the mRNA) gives MLNPQALLEDHQEVTPNSQMGFFNFPSNLTFFQLPSIPQTHSPSPSFDPPNFSTSNNNTNNNNNSNNLSETLLSSSILPLKSSISYELAPQHLLSLQTSTPNLWPWGEIGERLLMNGKRSNNNENYNNQLGVSKMKMKKMKGRRKVREPRFSFKTMSDVDVLDDGYKWRKYGQKVVKNTQHPRSYYRCTQDHCRVKKRVERLAEDPRMVITTYEGRHVHSPSHDSEDSEAQTHLNNFFW, from the exons ATGTTGAACCCACAAGCTTTGTTGGAAGATCATCAAGAAGTGACACCAAATTCTCAAATGGGTTTCTTCAATTTCCCTTcaaatttaaccttttttcAACTTCCTTCAATCCCTCAAACCCATTCTCCTTCACCTTCATTTGATCCTCCAAATTTCTCCACTTCCAATAACAataccaataataataataattccaATAATCTTTCAGAAACCctactttcttcttctattttgcCTCTCAAATCCTCCATTTCCTATGAACTTGCACCCCAACATCTTCTTTCCTTGCAAACATCCACTCCAAATCTATG GCCATGGGGAGAAATTGGAGAAAGGTTATTGATGAATGGGAAGAGatcaaataataatgagaattataataatcaattgGGAGTAtcaaaaatgaagatgaagaaaatgaaaggaagaagaaaagtgagaGAACCAAGATTCTCATTCAAGACCATGAGCGATGTTGATGTTCTTGATGATGGTTACAAATGGAGAAAATATGGACAGAAAGTGGTAAAAAACACACAACATCCCAg AAGTTATTATCGTTGTACACAAGATCATTGTAGGGTTAAGAAAAGAGTAGAGAGATTAGCTGAGGATCCAAGAATGGTGATTACAACTTATGAAGGCAGACATGTTCATTCTCCTTCCCATGATTCTGAAGATTCTGAAGCTCAAACCCATctcaataatttcttttggta
- the LOC101213380 gene encoding bifunctional 3-dehydroquinate dehydratase/shikimate dehydrogenase, chloroplastic, with product MDNKETKRNAPLLDSSTTALLDLENKEIKRNSSLVCVPIMADSADLMIADARKAKTSGADLVEIRLDSLKIFNQQTDLGTLVKECPLPTLFTYRPKWEGGQYDGDENERLEVLRLVMELGADYVDVELQVAREFIDSIRGKKPEKCKVIVSSHNYEETPSLDDLGKLVARIQESGADIVKIATTARDITDVSRIFHIIVHSQVPLIGLVMGERGLISRILCAKFGGYLTFATLEAGIVSAPGQPTIQDLLTLYNFRQIGPDTKVYGIIGKPVGHSKSPMLFNEAFKSIRFNGVYVHYLVDDIVNFLQTYSSLDFAGFSCTIPHKEAAAKFCDEVDPVAKSIGAVNCIVRRHDGKFCGYNTDYVGAISAIEEKLQGDYTGSPLSGSPLFGRLFVVIGAGGAGKALAYGAKEKGAKVMIANRTYERAKELADTIGGDAITLADLNNFHPEDNMILANTTSIGMQPKVEETPIAKDALRYYSLVFDAVYTPVMTRLLKDAEASGAKIVTGLEMFVGQAYEQYERFTGMPAPKELFRKIMGIDSKL from the exons ATGGACAACAAAGAAACGAAGAGAAATGCGCCACTA CTTGATTCATCAACTACTGCCCTTTTGGATctggaaaataaagaaataaagagaaattCATCACTAGTATGTGTTCCCATAATGGCTGATTCGGCTGATTTGATGATTGCTGATGCACGTAAGGCGAAAACTAGTGGTGCGGATCTTGTGGAGATTCGATTGGATAGTTTGAAGATTTTCAACCAACAAACAGACTTGGGGACTCTTGTAAAAGAATGTCCGTTGCCTACTTTATTTACTTACAG ACCTAAGTGGGAAGGTGGCCAGTATGATGGTGATGAAAATGAACGGCTTGAGGTACTTCGATTAGTCATGGAGTTGGGAGCTGATTATGTTGATGTGGAACTTCAG GTTGCTCGTGAATTCATTGATTCCATTCGTGGAAAGAAGCCAGAAAAGTGCAAAGTTATTGTTTCTTCTCACAATTATGAAGAAACTCCATCTCTAGATGATCTTGGTAAGCTTGTCGCAAGAATTCAAGAAAGTGGAGCTGATATTGTGAAGATTGCAACGACTGCCCGGGATATAACTGATGTATCCCGAATTTTTCACATAATCGTGCATTCACAA GTTCCATTAATAGGGCTTGTAATGGGAGAAAGGGGCTTGATTTCACGGATACTTTGTGCCAAATTTGGCGGGTATCTTACTTTTGCTACCCTCGAGGCCGGAATTGTTTCAGCTCCTGGGCAACCAACAATTCAAGACCTTTTAACATTATACAATTTCAGACAGATAGGGCCTGATACAAAAGTCTATGGAATTATTGGAAAGCCAGTGGGCCACAGCAAATCTCCCATGTTATTCAATGAGGCATTCAAGTCAATACGTTTCAATGGGGTTTATGTGCATTACTTGGTGGATGACATAGTAAACTTTCTCCAAACTTACTCATCCTTGGACTTCGCTGGATTCAG CTGTACCATTCCCCATAAAGAGGCTGCAGCAAAGTTCTGTGATGAGGTTGATCCAGTGGCAAAG TCAATTGGTGCTGTTAATTGCATTGTAAGAAGACATGATGGGAAATTTTGCGGTTATAACACAGATTATGTCGGTGCCATTTCTGCTATTGAGGAAAAACTACAAG GTGACTACACTGGCAGCCCTCTATCTGGCTCACCTTTATTCGGCAGGCTATTCGTGGTCATTGGTGCTGGTGGTGCTGGCAAGGCACTTGCTTATGGTGCGAAAGAGAAAGGAGCTAAAGTTATGATCGCCAATCGTACATATG AACGAGCAAAAGAACTTGCAGATACCATTGGAGGTGATGCAATCACTCTTGCTGATTTGAATAATTTCCATCCGGAGGATAATATGATTCTGGCAAACACAACATCCATAGGAATGCAGCCAAAAGTTGAGGAAACACCAATTGCTAAG GATGCTCTACGATATTATTCCCTGGTGTTTGATGCTGTTTACACCCCAGTGATGACGAGACTCTTGAAGGATGCTGAAGCATCTGGAGCCAAGATCGTCACTGGTTTGGAGATGTTTGTTGGACAGGCATATGAACAATACGAGAGGTTCACCGGGATGCCTG CACCAAAAGAACTCTTCAGGAAGATAATGGGAATTGACTCCAAATTATAG